In one window of Juglans regia cultivar Chandler chromosome 3, Walnut 2.0, whole genome shotgun sequence DNA:
- the LOC109019258 gene encoding CBL-interacting protein kinase 2-like, translated as MENKASILMQRYELGRQLGQGTFAKVYHARNLKTGMSVAIKVIDKEKILKVGMIDQIKREISVMRLVRHPNVVELYEVMASKAKIYFVMEYAKGGELFSKVAKGKLKEDVARRYFQQLISAVDYCHSRGVFHRDLKPENLLLDENGNLKVSDFGLSALAESKRQDGLLHTTCGTPAYVAPEVINRKGYDGSKADIWSCGVVLYVLLAGYLPFQDSNLMEMYKKIGKSEFKFPNWFGPEVRRLLSRILDPNPNTRISIAKITDNSWFRRGLVPKSRVIHSEAKEPAPLDADAVFGPNANSSSITESKQELAKPSSLNAFDIISFSAGFDLSGLFEDTDQKKELRFTSNKPASTIISKLEDIGKRLKLKVKKKDGGLLKMEGSKEGRKGVLGIDTEIFEITPLYHMVEMKKSSGDTLEYQKMLKQKVRPALKDIVWTWQGEQQQQEVGQQDQQIPHVLLPQVVLPPDS; from the coding sequence atggAAAACAAAGCAAGTATATTGATGCAACGGTACGAATTAGGGAGACAATTGGGCCAAGGTACCTTTGCCAAGGTTTACCATGCAAGGAACCTTAAAACTGGCATGAGTGTGGCCATTAAGGTGATTGataaagagaaaattttgaaggtTGGGATGATTGATCAGATTAAGAGGGAAATTTCTGTCATGAGATTGGTTAGACATCCAAACGTGGTGGAGCTTTATGAGGTAATGGCTAGCAAAGCCAAGATTTACTTTGTTATGGAGTATGCAAAGGGTGGTGAGTTGTTCAGCAAGGTAGCCAAAGGAAAGCTGAAGGAGGATGTTGCTAGAAGATATTTTCAACAGTTGATCAGTGCTGTTGATTACTGCCATAGTCGAGGTGTGTTCCATCGTGATTTGAAGCCAGAAAACCTACTGCTGGATGAGAACGGGAATCTGAAGGTTTCAGATTTTGGATTGAGTGCCCTTGCTGAATCTAAGCGTCAAGATGGGTTGCTCCATACAACCTGTGGGACCCCTGCATATGTTGCTCCAGAAGTGATTAACAGAAAAGGCTATGATGGATCCAAAGCTGATATTTGGTCTTGTGGGGTGGTTTTATATGTTCTGTTGGCGGGTTATCTCCCATTCCAAGATTCAAATCTGATGGAGATGTATAAGAAGATTGGTAAGAGTGAATTTAAATTTCCTAATTGGTTTGGTCCCGAAGTTCGCAGGTTGTTGTCAAGGATCTTGGATCCAAACCCAAATACCAGGATATCCATAGCCAAGATAACGGATAATTCGTGGTTCCGAAGGGGGTTAGTCCCCAAGTCCCGAGTTATTCATTCAGAAGCGAAAGAACCTGCCCCTCTGGATGCTGATGCAGTTTTTGGACCTAATGCGAATAGCAGTTCCATCACAGAATCAAAGCAAGAATTGGCAAAGCCTTCTAGCTTAAACGCTTTTgatattatctcattttctGCTGGCTTCGATTTGTCTGGTTTATTTGAGGACACTGACCAGAAGAAAGAACTGCGATTTACATCCAATAAACCTGCCTCAACCATAATCTCAAAGCTGGAAGACATTGGCAAGCGACTGAAGctgaaagtgaaaaagaaagacgGAGGGTTGTTGAAAATGGAGGGGTCCAAGGAAGGCAGGAAAGGGGTGCTGGGCATTGACACTGAGATATTTGAGATCACCCCACTTTACCATATGGTGGAGATGAAGAAGTCGAGTGGAGATACACTGGAGTACCAAAAGATGTTGAAGCAGAAAGTAAGACCAGCTCTCAAGGACATTGTTTGGACCTGGCAAGGGGAACAGCAGCAGCAAGAAGTGGGGCAACAAGACCAACAAATTCCGCATGTTCTTCTGCCGCAGGTTGTCTTACCTCCAGATTCGTAG
- the LOC108982891 gene encoding stress response protein nst1-like isoform X1 — translation MCILCVIQKWSRRVATMLPWLVIPLIGLWALSQLLPPAFRFEITSPRLACVFVLLVTLFWYEILMPQLSAWRVRRNAQLRERKRFEAIELQKLRKTATRRCRNCLTPYREQNPGGGRFMCSYCGHISKRPVLDLPLPPGMGNNGIIKDLVGKGGKIFNGKAWSENGWTCGQDWLENGNWVSGSVSAKSSYWMKNGSGMFGGDEHCLAEKSYSGVVIFACKLLTSFFFSIRWLWRKIFRISSSEDNLTEAEHRAMLAKKGENGASFHESRGEKARRKAEEKRQARLEKELLEEEERKQREEVARLVEERRRLRDEKMEAEKKTSPAVREKDSKKEAEKKRQERRKEKDKASSKSNSDAEELEKRAGKESELKQELEKKNEIDRREHQKSGTEGIRGQSIETGHGMKNISANSVSRGNYGTRYLDRMRGTIFSHSRAFSGNSLFGKGANIANIPAAITKESKPNSSVDHVHHFANKRDLFPHEHVAGKPCANGDDKSINRAVLSEQPRTTPKKSWQQLFTRSSSAPPSNTNVISRPNTKFQAEVQSPQFSSQTSSTQSYDNPINFGLPSPFTLPTYPNVSTSSGLGFSPAIESIFPRIGEPSCEFKYEEPELFEDPCYVPDPVSLLGPVSESLHNFQLDLGTGFATDLGLERPRALKKVSASSEVNKPSPIESPLSREKHNTSNWLPCTPRAQDNLPATDATTNETGTWQMWNTSPLGQDGLGLVGGPVSWLLPPEWSRANKEDLVHPSQKTTASLFANDDLVLSGTHSPQNVFLGNGQNGGPYSPVTGSSDHEPWLQKAFFPPLAGSENHFALNPREEFTQNEMIFGSPSSGSKHPLDMSPANCWSNRKEWSVQGSGEGGGKSSFARPPIGDLYPTQDVQSLW, via the exons ATGTGTATACTCTGTGTGATTCAGAAGTGGTCTCGCCGGGTTGCCACGATGCTGCCTTGGTTAGTTATTCCACTCATAGGACTTTGGGCTCTCTCCCAACTTTTGCCGCCTGCATTTCGGTTTGAGATTACATCTCCGAGGCTCGCCTGTGTGTTTGTGCTTTTGGTTACTCTCTTTTGGTATGAGATTTTGATGCCTCAGCTGTCAGCCTGGCGTGTTCGCAGGAATGCACAGCTCAGGGAGAGGAAGAGGTTTGAAGCGATAGAATTGCAGAAGCTTCGGAAAACCGCGACAAGGCGGTGCAGGAACTGCTTGACTCCGTATAGGGAACAGAATCCTGGTGGTGGTCGGTTTATGTGTTCATATTGCGGCCATATTTCGAAGCGGCCGGTTCTGGACTTGCCCTTACCGCCTGGTATGGGAAACAATGGTATTATTAAGGATTTGGTTGGAAAAGGTGGGAAGATATTTAATGGAAAGGCATGGTCTGAAAATGGATGGACATGCGGTCAGGATTGGTTGGAGAATGGCAATTGGGTCAGTGGGTCTGTTTCAGCAAAGTCTAGTTATTGGATGAAGAATGGGAGTGGTATGTTTGGCGGAGATGAACATTGTTTGGCCGAGAAGTCTTACTCGGGGGTTGTTATTTTTGCATGCAAGCTGTTGACATCTTTTTTCTTCAGCATTAGGTGGCTTTGGAGAAAGATTTTTAGGATTAGTTCAAGTGAAGATAATTTGACTGAAGCTGAGCATCGGGCGATGTTGGCTAAGAAGGGCGAGAATGGGGCAAGCTTTCATGAAAGTAGAGGAGAGAAAGCACGCAGAAAAGCTGAAGAGAAGAGACAGGCTAGGTTAGAGAAGGAGCTTTTGGAGGAGGAAGAGCGAAAGCAGAGGGAGGAGGTCGCAAGACTAGTGGAGGAACGTAGGAGACTGAGGGATGAGAAAATGGAAGCTGAGAAAAAAACATCACCAGCTGTCAGGGAAAAGGATAGTAAGAAGGAAGCTGAAAAGAAGCGTCAGGAGAGAAGGAAAGAGAAGGACAAAGCGTCTAGTAAGAGCAATTCTGATGCAGAAGAGCTGGAAAAAAGAGCAGGTAAGGAAAGTGAGCTAAAGCAAGAATTGGAAAAGAAGAATGAGATTGATCGCCGGGAACATCAGAAATCTGGGACTGAAGGCATAAGAGGCCAGAGTATCGAAACTGGACATGGgatgaaaaatatatctgcaaacAGTGTTAGCCGGGGAAATTATGGAACTAGGTATCTGGATCGTATGAGGGGTACGATTTTTTCCCATTCTAGAGCATTTAGTGGCAATAGTCTTTTTGGAAAGGGTGCTAATATTGCTAATATTCCTGCCGCAATTACAAAGGAAAGCAAGCCTAACAGTTCAGTTGATCATGTCCATCATTTTGCTAATAAGAGAGATTTATTTCCACACGAACATGTAGCTGGAAAACCATGTGCAAATGGAGATGACAAGAGCATCAATCGCGCT GTGCTCTCAGAACAACCTAGGACAACACCTAAGAAATCATGGCAACAATTATTTACTCGATCTTCATCTGCTCCTCCTTCGAATACCAATGTCATAAGCAGACCAAATACAAAGTTCCAAGCAGAAGTTCAAAGCCCACAGTTCAGCAGCCAAACATCATCGACACAATCATATGATAATCCTATTAACTTTGGGCTGCCGTCACCATTTACACTGCCTACCTATCCAAATGTATCCACAAGCAGTGGTTTAGGTTTTTCACCAGCAATCGAATCAATCTTTCCTCGCATTGGAGAACCATCCTGtgaatttaaatatgaagaGCCAGAGCTTTTTGAAGACCCATGTTATGTTCCTGATCCAGTATCCTTGCTTGGGCCTGTTTCGGAGTCACTTCATAATTTTCAGTTGGACCTGGGCACTGGATTTGCAACAGACCTGGGATTGGAAAGGCCTCGTGCTTTAAAGAAAGTATCTGCTTCATCTGAAGTCAACAAGCCATCTCCAATCGAGTCTCCATTGTCACGAGAAAAGCATAATACTTCTAATTGGTTACCATGTACCCCTAGGGCCCAAGATAATTTACCTGCCACTGATGCTACTACAAATGAGACAGGAACTTGGCAGATGTGGAATACCTCTCCTCTTGGTCAGGATGGTCTAGGTTTAGTTGGTGGGCCTGTGAGCTGGCTTTTGCCCCCTGAATGGAGTAGAGCAAACAAGGAAGATTTAGTGCATCCATCTCAGAAAACTACTGCTTCACTGTTTGCAAATGATGACCTTGTCCTTTCTGGCACTCATTCTCCTCAGAATGTTTTTCTTGGTAATGGGCAGAATGGTGGGCCATACAGCCCTGTTACTGGTTCAAGTGATCATGAACCCTGGTTACAGAAAGCTTTCTTTCCTCCGTTGGCAGGAAGTGAAAACCATTTTGCACTCAACCCTCGAGAAGAATTTAcacaaaatgaaatgatttttggaaGTCCAAGCTCTGGAAGTAAACATCCATTAGACATGTCTCCTGCTAATTGTTGGTCCAA CAGAAAGGAATGGAGTGTGCAGGGTTCAGGGGAAGGTGGTGGTAAGTCATCCTTTGCAAGGCCCCCAATTGGGGATCTATATCCCACCCAAGATGTACAATCACTTTGGTGA
- the LOC108982891 gene encoding stress response protein nst1-like isoform X2 — MCILCVIQKWSRRVATMLPWLVIPLIGLWALSQLLPPAFRFEITSPRLACVFVLLVTLFWYEILMPQLSAWRVRRNAQLRERKRFEAIELQKLRKTATRRCRNCLTPYREQNPGGGRFMCSYCGHISKRPVLDLPLPPGMGNNGIIKDLVGKGGKIFNGKAWSENGWTCGQDWLENGNWVSGSVSAKSSYWMKNGSGMFGGDEHCLAEKSYSGVVIFACKLLTSFFFSIRWLWRKIFRISSSEDNLTEAEHRAMLAKKGENGASFHESRGEKARRKAEEKRQARLEKELLEEEERKQREEVARLVEERRRLRDEKMEAEKKTSPAVREKDSKKEAEKKRQERRKEKDKASSKSNSDAEELEKRAGKESELKQELEKKNEIDRREHQKSGTEGIRGQSIETGHGMKNISANSVSRGNYGTRYLDRMRGTIFSHSRAFSGNSLFGKGANIANIPAAITKESKPNSSVDHVHHFANKRDLFPHEHVAGKPCANGDDKSINRAVLSEQPRTTPKKSWQQLFTRSSSAPPSNTNVISRPNTKFQAEVQSPQFSSQTSSTQSYDNPINFGLPSPFTLPTYPNVSTSSGLGFSPAIESIFPRIGEPSCEFKYEEPELFEDPCYVPDPVSLLGPVSESLHNFQLDLGTGFATDLGLERPRALKKVSASSEVNKPSPIESPLSREKHNTSNWLPCTPRAQDNLPATDATTNETGTWQMWNTSPLGQDGLGLVGGPVSWLLPPEWSRANKEDLVHPSQKTTASLFANDDLVLSGTHSPQNVFLGNGQNGGPYSPVTGSSDHEPWLQKAFFPPLAGSENHFALNPREEFTQNEMIFGSPSSGSKHPLDMSPANCWSKKEWSVQGSGEGGGKSSFARPPIGDLYPTQDVQSLW; from the exons ATGTGTATACTCTGTGTGATTCAGAAGTGGTCTCGCCGGGTTGCCACGATGCTGCCTTGGTTAGTTATTCCACTCATAGGACTTTGGGCTCTCTCCCAACTTTTGCCGCCTGCATTTCGGTTTGAGATTACATCTCCGAGGCTCGCCTGTGTGTTTGTGCTTTTGGTTACTCTCTTTTGGTATGAGATTTTGATGCCTCAGCTGTCAGCCTGGCGTGTTCGCAGGAATGCACAGCTCAGGGAGAGGAAGAGGTTTGAAGCGATAGAATTGCAGAAGCTTCGGAAAACCGCGACAAGGCGGTGCAGGAACTGCTTGACTCCGTATAGGGAACAGAATCCTGGTGGTGGTCGGTTTATGTGTTCATATTGCGGCCATATTTCGAAGCGGCCGGTTCTGGACTTGCCCTTACCGCCTGGTATGGGAAACAATGGTATTATTAAGGATTTGGTTGGAAAAGGTGGGAAGATATTTAATGGAAAGGCATGGTCTGAAAATGGATGGACATGCGGTCAGGATTGGTTGGAGAATGGCAATTGGGTCAGTGGGTCTGTTTCAGCAAAGTCTAGTTATTGGATGAAGAATGGGAGTGGTATGTTTGGCGGAGATGAACATTGTTTGGCCGAGAAGTCTTACTCGGGGGTTGTTATTTTTGCATGCAAGCTGTTGACATCTTTTTTCTTCAGCATTAGGTGGCTTTGGAGAAAGATTTTTAGGATTAGTTCAAGTGAAGATAATTTGACTGAAGCTGAGCATCGGGCGATGTTGGCTAAGAAGGGCGAGAATGGGGCAAGCTTTCATGAAAGTAGAGGAGAGAAAGCACGCAGAAAAGCTGAAGAGAAGAGACAGGCTAGGTTAGAGAAGGAGCTTTTGGAGGAGGAAGAGCGAAAGCAGAGGGAGGAGGTCGCAAGACTAGTGGAGGAACGTAGGAGACTGAGGGATGAGAAAATGGAAGCTGAGAAAAAAACATCACCAGCTGTCAGGGAAAAGGATAGTAAGAAGGAAGCTGAAAAGAAGCGTCAGGAGAGAAGGAAAGAGAAGGACAAAGCGTCTAGTAAGAGCAATTCTGATGCAGAAGAGCTGGAAAAAAGAGCAGGTAAGGAAAGTGAGCTAAAGCAAGAATTGGAAAAGAAGAATGAGATTGATCGCCGGGAACATCAGAAATCTGGGACTGAAGGCATAAGAGGCCAGAGTATCGAAACTGGACATGGgatgaaaaatatatctgcaaacAGTGTTAGCCGGGGAAATTATGGAACTAGGTATCTGGATCGTATGAGGGGTACGATTTTTTCCCATTCTAGAGCATTTAGTGGCAATAGTCTTTTTGGAAAGGGTGCTAATATTGCTAATATTCCTGCCGCAATTACAAAGGAAAGCAAGCCTAACAGTTCAGTTGATCATGTCCATCATTTTGCTAATAAGAGAGATTTATTTCCACACGAACATGTAGCTGGAAAACCATGTGCAAATGGAGATGACAAGAGCATCAATCGCGCT GTGCTCTCAGAACAACCTAGGACAACACCTAAGAAATCATGGCAACAATTATTTACTCGATCTTCATCTGCTCCTCCTTCGAATACCAATGTCATAAGCAGACCAAATACAAAGTTCCAAGCAGAAGTTCAAAGCCCACAGTTCAGCAGCCAAACATCATCGACACAATCATATGATAATCCTATTAACTTTGGGCTGCCGTCACCATTTACACTGCCTACCTATCCAAATGTATCCACAAGCAGTGGTTTAGGTTTTTCACCAGCAATCGAATCAATCTTTCCTCGCATTGGAGAACCATCCTGtgaatttaaatatgaagaGCCAGAGCTTTTTGAAGACCCATGTTATGTTCCTGATCCAGTATCCTTGCTTGGGCCTGTTTCGGAGTCACTTCATAATTTTCAGTTGGACCTGGGCACTGGATTTGCAACAGACCTGGGATTGGAAAGGCCTCGTGCTTTAAAGAAAGTATCTGCTTCATCTGAAGTCAACAAGCCATCTCCAATCGAGTCTCCATTGTCACGAGAAAAGCATAATACTTCTAATTGGTTACCATGTACCCCTAGGGCCCAAGATAATTTACCTGCCACTGATGCTACTACAAATGAGACAGGAACTTGGCAGATGTGGAATACCTCTCCTCTTGGTCAGGATGGTCTAGGTTTAGTTGGTGGGCCTGTGAGCTGGCTTTTGCCCCCTGAATGGAGTAGAGCAAACAAGGAAGATTTAGTGCATCCATCTCAGAAAACTACTGCTTCACTGTTTGCAAATGATGACCTTGTCCTTTCTGGCACTCATTCTCCTCAGAATGTTTTTCTTGGTAATGGGCAGAATGGTGGGCCATACAGCCCTGTTACTGGTTCAAGTGATCATGAACCCTGGTTACAGAAAGCTTTCTTTCCTCCGTTGGCAGGAAGTGAAAACCATTTTGCACTCAACCCTCGAGAAGAATTTAcacaaaatgaaatgatttttggaaGTCCAAGCTCTGGAAGTAAACATCCATTAGACATGTCTCCTGCTAATTGTTGGTCCAA AAAGGAATGGAGTGTGCAGGGTTCAGGGGAAGGTGGTGGTAAGTCATCCTTTGCAAGGCCCCCAATTGGGGATCTATATCCCACCCAAGATGTACAATCACTTTGGTGA